The nucleotide sequence GAAGGCCGGCGTCGACAAGATGGCCGCGGACATGGCCGTCGACTTCGCCGGTACCGGCGTGCACACGGTGTCGATCTGGATGGGCATCCTGCTCACCGAGAAGTTCCGCGCCGCGTTCGACGGGCACCCCGAGGCGCTGGCCCGCACCGCCGAACACGCCGAGACCCCCGAGTTCACCGGCCACGTGCTCGACGCGCTGTACCACGACCCGGACCTCGAAGACCTCGCCGGCCGTGCGCACATCGGCGCCGAACTCGCGAGACGGTACGGCCTGACCGACGCCGACGGGCGCACGCCGCCCTCGCATCGCGATGCCCTCGGCGGACCGCGCGAGCCCCATCCCGCCGTGGTCCGCTGACACCGGCGCTCCGGGTCGTCAGACTGGAGCCATGCGCACCCCACCGCAGTGCTGGCTGACCGACATGGATGGCGTTCTCGTGCGGGAGGAGCAGGCGCTGCCCGGCGCCGCCGAGTTCCTCGAAGCGCTCACCGCGCGCGAGCGGCCGTTCCTCGTGTTGACCAACAACTCGATCTTCACCCCGCGCGACCTCGCCGCCCGGCTGCTGCGGTCCGGTCTGGCGGTGCCCGAGGAGTCGATCTGGACCTCGGCGCTCGCGACCGCGGCGTTCCTGCACGACCAGCTGCCCAGCGGCTCCGCCTACGTCATCGGCGAAGCGGGACTGACCACGGCCCTACACCACGTCGGCTACACGCTGACCGACATCGAGCCCGACTTCGTGGTGCTCGGCGAGACCAGGACCTACTCGTTCGAGGCCATCACCAAGGCCATCCGGCTCATCCTCGGCGGCGCGCGCTTCATCGCGACCAACCCGGACGTCACCGGCCCGTCGGCAGAGGGTCCGCTACCGGCCACCGGGTCGGTCGCGGCGCTCATCACCAAGGCGACCGGCCGGGAGCCGTACTTCGTCGGCAAGCCCAATCCGATGATGTTCCGCAGCGCGCTCAACCGCATCGAGGCGCATTCGGAGAACACCGTCATGGTCGGCGATCGGATGGACACCGACGTCGTGGCCGGCATCGAGGCCGGCCTGGAGACGATCCTCGTCCTCACCGGCTCCACCTCGCGCTCGGACATCGAGCGCTATCCGTTCCGCCCCAGCCGGGTGCTCGACTCCATCGCGGACGCCGTCGCGCTGGTCTGACGGCACGGGCTCGGTGTGACGACACGGCGCTGGTGTGCCGGCTGACTATCGTGTCCGGGTGACCTCCTCCGGCGCGCAGGACGCGTCCCGCCCCCTCGCGGGCGTGCGGATCATCGAGATCTCCAGCTTCGTAGCCGTGCCTCTCGCCGGGATGACGCTGGCGCAGCTCGGCGCCGACGTGGTGCGGGTG is from Mycolicibacterium grossiae and encodes:
- a CDS encoding HAD-IIA family hydrolase, with the translated sequence MRTPPQCWLTDMDGVLVREEQALPGAAEFLEALTARERPFLVLTNNSIFTPRDLAARLLRSGLAVPEESIWTSALATAAFLHDQLPSGSAYVIGEAGLTTALHHVGYTLTDIEPDFVVLGETRTYSFEAITKAIRLILGGARFIATNPDVTGPSAEGPLPATGSVAALITKATGREPYFVGKPNPMMFRSALNRIEAHSENTVMVGDRMDTDVVAGIEAGLETILVLTGSTSRSDIERYPFRPSRVLDSIADAVALV